The following coding sequences lie in one Sinorhizobium fredii USDA 257 genomic window:
- the bglB gene encoding beta-galactosidase BglB, with product MGPNARDIRVGLDRLVAGMTGLKHEGRFHEPNLDGTAGDYISFDSWEWPQGVGLYGLIRLWLFTGRDDLRQLVENWYEARLAAGLPELNVNTTAPMLGLSVLWAKTGNPRWKPVLDGWADRVIAEMGRTPEGGFEHHVSDKVNDNELWDDTLYMVALFLASYGHASGRRELVDEASRQFLVHARYLSDPQTGLWFHGWTFDGRHNFARARWARGNAWITAGILDFFDLAEIANPVRTFLEGVLISQVDALLPLQTASGAWRTLLDDASSYEEISATAGIGYGLLKGHRLGLGTPAWQTAGLKALEAVMNNIDENGTVLNVSYGTRMGHDLQFYKDIPIQPTGYGQALAILCLSEALQHVGAEGQAV from the coding sequence ATGGGTCCGAATGCCCGCGATATTCGCGTTGGTCTCGATCGTCTTGTCGCCGGCATGACCGGCCTCAAGCATGAGGGTCGTTTTCACGAGCCGAACCTCGACGGGACCGCTGGTGACTACATCAGCTTCGACAGTTGGGAATGGCCACAGGGCGTCGGTCTCTACGGCCTGATCAGACTCTGGCTGTTCACCGGCCGCGACGATCTACGCCAGCTCGTCGAAAACTGGTATGAAGCAAGGCTTGCAGCGGGCCTGCCCGAGCTCAACGTCAACACCACGGCGCCGATGCTCGGCCTCTCCGTGCTTTGGGCAAAGACCGGAAATCCGCGGTGGAAACCGGTGCTCGACGGTTGGGCGGACCGCGTGATCGCGGAAATGGGGCGCACGCCGGAAGGCGGCTTCGAGCATCATGTCTCCGATAAAGTCAACGACAACGAACTGTGGGACGACACGCTCTATATGGTGGCGCTTTTCCTCGCCTCCTACGGCCACGCGAGCGGCCGGCGTGAGCTCGTCGACGAGGCTTCGCGACAATTCCTCGTCCATGCCCGCTATCTATCCGACCCTCAAACCGGCCTCTGGTTCCATGGCTGGACGTTCGACGGGCGGCACAATTTTGCGCGGGCACGCTGGGCACGCGGCAATGCCTGGATCACCGCCGGCATTCTCGATTTCTTCGACCTCGCCGAGATCGCCAATCCGGTCAGGACCTTCCTTGAAGGAGTCCTTATCAGCCAGGTCGACGCGCTTCTGCCACTGCAGACCGCATCTGGCGCCTGGCGCACCCTTCTCGACGACGCGAGTTCCTACGAGGAGATCTCGGCCACCGCGGGGATCGGCTACGGGCTGCTCAAGGGCCACCGCCTCGGCCTCGGCACACCCGCCTGGCAGACTGCCGGCTTGAAGGCGCTCGAGGCAGTCATGAACAATATCGACGAGAACGGCACCGTGCTCAACGTCTCCTACGGGACGCGCATGGGCCATGATCTCCAGTTCTATAAGGACATCCCGATCCAGCCGACAGGCTATGGGCAGGCGCTGGCGATCCTGTGCCTTTCCGAAGCCCTCCAGCATGTCGGTGCAGAAGGACAGGCGGTATGA
- the kduI gene encoding 5-dehydro-4-deoxy-D-glucuronate isomerase, translated as MMMKILYGAGPEDIKGYDTERLRREFLITDLFAPDAVNFTYTHVDRLLIGGAVPVAKSLTFGSGAEIGTPHLLSAREMGVANLGGSGTVIVDGQEFTLQNRDVLYVGRGAKEITVASQSADAPARYYMNSVPAGADFPHRLIPRQEAKPLDLGDARRSNRRRLAMYIHPEVAPSCLLLMGITDLAEGSIWNTMPPHLHERRMEAYCYFDMASEDRIIHLMGRPEETRHLIVADGNAVLSPAWSIHMGAGTGPYAFVWGMTGENQEYNDVNPVAVAELK; from the coding sequence ATGATGATGAAGATTTTGTACGGGGCCGGCCCTGAGGACATCAAGGGCTACGATACGGAGCGTCTGCGTCGCGAGTTCCTGATCACGGACCTCTTTGCCCCGGATGCGGTAAACTTCACCTACACCCATGTTGATCGTCTGCTGATCGGCGGTGCCGTGCCGGTCGCGAAAAGCCTGACCTTCGGATCCGGCGCCGAAATCGGCACGCCCCATTTGCTGTCGGCACGAGAGATGGGCGTCGCCAACCTCGGCGGCAGCGGCACGGTCATCGTCGACGGGCAGGAATTTACGCTTCAAAACCGCGACGTTCTCTATGTAGGACGGGGTGCAAAGGAAATCACCGTAGCGAGCCAGTCCGCCGATGCGCCGGCGCGCTACTACATGAACTCCGTTCCGGCTGGCGCCGATTTCCCCCACCGGCTGATCCCGAGGCAGGAAGCCAAGCCGCTCGACCTCGGCGACGCCAGGCGGTCGAACAGACGCCGCCTCGCGATGTACATCCATCCGGAAGTGGCTCCCTCCTGCCTGCTGCTGATGGGCATCACGGATCTGGCCGAAGGCAGCATCTGGAACACAATGCCACCGCATCTGCACGAGCGCCGCATGGAGGCCTACTGCTATTTCGACATGGCAAGCGAAGACCGGATCATCCATCTGATGGGCCGTCCCGAGGAAACGCGCCACCTCATCGTCGCGGACGGCAACGCGGTGCTGTCACCGGCGTGGTCGATCCATATGGGTGCCGGCACCGGACCCTATGCCTTCGTCTGGGGCATGACCGGAGAAAATCAGGAATACAACGACGTGAACCCCGTTGCCGTGGCTGAGCTCAAATGA